From one Microlunatus sp. Gsoil 973 genomic stretch:
- a CDS encoding serine protein kinase RIO, translating into MTSHLPEQQNTADPFNSLFGFAFEALDDVGPDQRWSRYDDPGIPIGPEPVPDWVITDQAIETELGILKTGKEADVYLIERALPPGQGDRAVVMAAKRYRSPDERQFHRDTSYTESRRTRNSRDRRAMAKHTRHGRSVEAGQWAAAEFGVLCDLWQAGVPVPYPVQLDGTEILMEFITTVGGTGAPRLAQTRPEPDQLESYWEQLHQAMRVLAGRQQTHGDLSAYNILVADDRLVIIDLPQVTDIVGNPHGMDFLARDCRNVCDWFSRRGLLLDADDLLAELISYAW; encoded by the coding sequence TTGACTTCACACCTTCCGGAGCAGCAGAACACCGCTGATCCGTTCAACTCCCTCTTCGGCTTCGCCTTCGAGGCCCTCGATGACGTCGGACCCGACCAACGCTGGTCGCGCTATGACGATCCCGGCATTCCGATCGGCCCCGAACCAGTGCCGGACTGGGTGATCACCGACCAGGCGATCGAGACCGAACTCGGCATCCTCAAGACCGGTAAGGAGGCCGACGTCTACCTGATCGAACGGGCGCTACCGCCTGGACAGGGCGACCGCGCAGTGGTGATGGCGGCCAAGCGGTATCGGTCGCCCGACGAGCGCCAGTTCCATCGCGACACCAGCTACACCGAGTCCCGGCGGACCCGCAACAGCCGGGACCGGCGGGCCATGGCCAAGCACACCCGGCACGGCCGCTCGGTCGAGGCCGGCCAATGGGCCGCCGCCGAGTTCGGTGTGCTCTGCGACCTCTGGCAGGCAGGCGTACCGGTCCCGTATCCGGTGCAACTGGACGGCACCGAGATCCTGATGGAGTTCATCACCACCGTCGGCGGGACGGGCGCGCCGCGGCTGGCGCAGACCAGGCCGGAACCTGATCAACTCGAGTCCTACTGGGAGCAACTGCATCAGGCGATGCGCGTGCTCGCGGGTCGCCAGCAGACCCACGGCGACCTGTCCGCCTACAACATCCTGGTTGCCGACGATCGGCTGGTGATCATCGATCTTCCCCAGGTCACCGACATTGTCGGCAACCCGCACGGTATGGACTTCCTGGCGCGGGACTGCCGCAACGTCTGCGACTGGTTCAGTCGACGCGGGCTGCTGCTGGACGCCGATGATCTGCTGGCAGAGCTGATCTCGTACGCCTGGTAG
- a CDS encoding LacI family DNA-binding transcriptional regulator has product MSAASGVRLPADEAVGEKSPLSRATLSRIASAADVSVSTVSKVLNGRTGVSDATRARVEAQLHRHGYQRRGLRDSAPLIELVFVEFTTVWALEILRGVQAVARSRGLGVVVTESGDYSGPGPEWIDGVMQRNPIGVVLVLSGVSQSQLRQLRSRRIPFVIVDPAGDPAPGVASVGSANWNGGLIATRHLLGLGHRRIAVIGGPEQMMCSRARLAGFRSAMDEAGVAVCEELILAGDFERDSGLELGRRLLAAPDRPTAIFACNDLMALGVYEAARQAGLSIPDDLSVVGYDDLSVAEWAGPPLTTVRQPLLDMGRQASAMLLDLDLGTEAPRVDLATDLVIRNSTGPADPATRRTRSALPADHRRPAAARVD; this is encoded by the coding sequence GTGTCGGCGGCATCGGGGGTGCGCTTGCCGGCCGATGAGGCCGTTGGAGAGAAGTCGCCGCTGTCCCGGGCGACCCTGTCGCGGATCGCCTCGGCCGCCGACGTATCCGTCTCCACGGTCTCGAAAGTGCTGAACGGCCGGACCGGCGTCTCGGACGCCACCCGGGCGCGCGTGGAGGCGCAACTGCACCGGCACGGCTACCAACGGCGCGGCCTACGCGACAGCGCGCCGCTGATCGAGTTGGTGTTCGTCGAGTTCACCACCGTCTGGGCGCTGGAGATCCTGCGCGGCGTCCAGGCGGTGGCCCGATCCCGCGGCCTCGGTGTCGTGGTCACCGAGAGCGGGGACTACAGCGGCCCGGGTCCGGAGTGGATCGACGGGGTCATGCAGCGCAACCCGATCGGCGTCGTTCTGGTGCTGTCCGGGGTCTCGCAGTCGCAGCTGCGCCAGTTGCGGTCGCGGCGGATCCCCTTCGTGATCGTCGATCCGGCCGGTGATCCGGCACCGGGGGTGGCGTCGGTCGGCTCAGCCAACTGGAACGGCGGGTTGATCGCGACCCGGCATCTGCTCGGTCTCGGCCACCGCCGGATCGCGGTGATCGGTGGGCCGGAACAGATGATGTGCTCCCGGGCGCGGCTGGCCGGCTTCCGGTCGGCGATGGACGAGGCGGGCGTCGCCGTCTGCGAGGAGCTCATCCTTGCCGGGGATTTCGAACGCGACAGCGGCCTGGAGCTGGGCAGGCGACTGCTGGCGGCGCCGGACCGGCCGACAGCGATCTTCGCCTGCAACGACCTGATGGCCCTCGGTGTCTACGAGGCGGCTCGACAGGCGGGGCTCAGCATCCCTGATGATCTTTCGGTCGTCGGCTACGACGATCTCAGCGTCGCCGAGTGGGCCGGGCCGCCGCTGACCACCGTACGGCAGCCGTTGCTCGACATGGGCCGGCAGGCCAGCGCGATGCTTCTTGATCTTGACCTCGGCACCGAGGCGCCCCGGGTCGACCTGGCCACCGATCTGGTGATCCGGAACAGCACCGGTCCGGCCGACCCGGCTACCAGGCGTACGAGATCAGCTCTGCCAGCAGATCATCGGCGTCCAGCAGCAGCCCGCGTCGACTGA
- a CDS encoding VOC family protein, translating to MTEAQSDATQTKTAQSEDAAPVAAVAMFTIDCEDPKPLLDFYSKFLGMTIAYQDENVGMLTGEAGPAIGFGKVDNFHPPAWPDEASDKQFHLDLKVADIDAAARAAVELGATQPKHQPGETWRVLLDPAGHPFCLTLWQA from the coding sequence ATGACCGAAGCACAATCTGATGCAACTCAAACCAAGACAGCTCAATCCGAGGACGCCGCACCGGTGGCCGCTGTTGCGATGTTCACCATTGACTGCGAAGATCCGAAGCCGCTGCTGGACTTCTACTCCAAGTTCCTGGGGATGACCATCGCCTACCAGGACGAGAATGTGGGAATGCTGACCGGAGAAGCGGGTCCGGCCATCGGATTCGGCAAGGTGGACAACTTCCATCCTCCGGCCTGGCCGGACGAAGCCAGCGACAAGCAGTTCCACCTCGATCTCAAGGTGGCTGACATCGACGCGGCTGCCAGGGCGGCGGTCGAACTCGGTGCGACTCAGCCCAAGCACCAGCCGGGGGAGACCTGGCGGGTGCTGCTCGACCCGGCCGGTCATCCGTTCTGCCTCACCCTGTGGCAGGCCTGA
- the pdhA gene encoding pyruvate dehydrogenase (acetyl-transferring) E1 component subunit alpha yields MSELSGLAGPRAGAGADIDYVQLLTPEGVRIGNDEYDFTGDDDQIAGLYRDMVLTRRFDLEATALQRQGELGLWAPCLGQEAAQVGSARALGPRDHVFPTYREHGVARCLGVDPVDLLRMFRGIDHGNWDVETHRFNLYTVVIGAQTLHATGYAMGLERDGLVGTGDPERDAAVLAYLGDGATSQGDVSEAFVFSASYNAPVVFFCQNNQWAISEPIERQSRIPLHKRSSGFGIPGLRVDGNDVLASYAVTQKALEHARSGNGPTFIEAYTYRMGAHTTSDDPTKYRLADEVEHWRLRDPIARVRAYLARSGGADDAFFARIDAEAEDLAADVRKRCLDLADPSLIDAFDQVYAEQTPYLTEQQAAYAAYLETFEDAEGGTR; encoded by the coding sequence ATGAGCGAGTTGAGTGGGCTTGCCGGACCACGAGCAGGTGCAGGCGCGGATATCGACTACGTCCAGCTGCTCACCCCTGAGGGTGTTCGGATCGGCAACGACGAGTACGACTTCACCGGCGACGACGACCAGATCGCCGGCTTGTACCGGGACATGGTCCTGACCCGCAGGTTCGATCTGGAAGCCACCGCCCTGCAGCGCCAGGGCGAACTCGGGCTGTGGGCCCCCTGTCTCGGCCAGGAGGCCGCCCAGGTCGGATCCGCTCGGGCACTGGGGCCAAGGGACCACGTCTTCCCGACCTACCGCGAACACGGCGTGGCCCGCTGTCTCGGGGTCGACCCGGTCGACCTGCTGCGGATGTTCCGCGGCATCGACCACGGCAACTGGGACGTCGAGACGCACCGGTTCAACCTCTACACAGTGGTGATCGGCGCCCAGACCCTGCATGCGACGGGTTACGCGATGGGCCTGGAGCGCGACGGGCTGGTGGGAACAGGTGATCCGGAGCGGGACGCCGCGGTGCTTGCCTACCTGGGTGACGGGGCGACCAGTCAGGGTGACGTCAGCGAGGCGTTCGTCTTCTCCGCCTCCTACAACGCGCCGGTGGTGTTCTTCTGCCAGAACAACCAGTGGGCCATCTCCGAACCGATCGAACGCCAGTCCCGGATTCCGCTCCACAAGCGGTCGTCCGGATTCGGCATCCCCGGCCTCCGCGTCGACGGGAACGACGTGCTGGCCAGCTACGCGGTGACCCAGAAGGCTCTCGAGCACGCCCGATCCGGCAACGGGCCCACCTTCATCGAGGCCTACACCTACCGGATGGGTGCCCACACCACCTCCGACGACCCCACCAAGTACCGATTGGCCGATGAGGTCGAACATTGGCGCTTGAGGGATCCGATCGCCCGGGTGAGGGCCTATCTGGCCCGCAGCGGTGGCGCCGACGACGCGTTCTTCGCCCGGATCGACGCCGAGGCGGAGGACCTGGCCGCCGACGTCCGCAAGCGCTGCCTCGACCTTGCCGATCCCTCACTGATCGACGCCTTCGACCAGGTGTACGCCGAACAGACGCCCTACCTGACCGAACAGCAGGCCGCCTACGCCGCCTACCTGGAGACCTTCGAGGACGCCGAAGGCGGTACGCGATGA
- a CDS encoding carbohydrate ABC transporter permease translates to MSAVSEGLEKARRGVGVAGVGRPGASPRRRPTRGALTLVLFAVPSLVLLLLINLYPLLYAALQSVRNGTLIKTGTFVGLDNYINVLTQSAFWDSALFTLIFTVTGVFGSWALGLALAMMLRTRIPAGGLFKVLLLLPWVVPVVVSATSWNWLVATPQSPLPILAEALGFGNVLFLSSPILAKITVCVFKVWISFPFMMMMMSSALTSVDVNVYEAAKVDGASGWKTFRSITMPLISRSTYISWILMTIFCVNDFPTIFLLTGGGPVNSTTSLVVMAYRTVFQDFQTGTGVSIAFLMTAVLVVVSVALYRQIAKVNIE, encoded by the coding sequence ATGTCAGCCGTCTCCGAAGGCCTGGAGAAGGCACGGCGAGGAGTCGGGGTTGCCGGTGTCGGCCGCCCCGGCGCCTCGCCGCGCCGGCGGCCCACCCGCGGCGCGCTGACGCTGGTCCTGTTCGCGGTGCCGTCCTTGGTCCTCCTGCTGCTCATCAACCTGTATCCGTTGCTGTACGCGGCGTTGCAGTCGGTCCGCAACGGCACGCTGATCAAGACCGGCACCTTCGTCGGACTGGACAACTACATCAACGTGTTGACGCAGAGTGCCTTCTGGGACTCCGCGTTGTTCACCTTGATCTTCACCGTGACCGGCGTCTTCGGCAGCTGGGCGTTGGGCCTCGCACTGGCCATGATGCTTCGTACCAGGATCCCTGCGGGCGGGTTGTTCAAGGTACTCCTGTTGCTGCCCTGGGTGGTCCCGGTGGTGGTGTCCGCAACGTCGTGGAACTGGCTGGTCGCAACACCGCAGAGCCCGTTGCCGATCCTGGCCGAGGCGCTCGGCTTCGGCAACGTACTGTTCCTCAGCTCACCGATCCTGGCGAAGATCACTGTGTGCGTGTTCAAGGTCTGGATCAGCTTCCCGTTCATGATGATGATGATGAGTTCGGCGTTGACGTCGGTCGACGTCAACGTCTACGAGGCCGCCAAGGTCGACGGTGCGTCCGGTTGGAAGACGTTCCGTAGCATCACCATGCCGCTGATCTCCCGCTCGACCTACATCAGCTGGATCCTGATGACGATCTTCTGCGTCAACGACTTCCCGACGATCTTCCTGCTCACCGGCGGCGGACCGGTGAACTCCACGACCTCGCTGGTGGTAATGGCGTATCGGACCGTGTTCCAGGACTTCCAGACCGGGACGGGCGTGTCCATCGCCTTCCTGATGACGGCGGTTCTGGTTGTCGTCTCGGTCGCGCTGTACCGCCAGATCGCAAAGGTGAACATCGAATGA
- a CDS encoding carbohydrate ABC transporter permease, which translates to MTETMLEHSAATVSPRPAPRRRSRPLDERGRWWRFVVILFVTMIVIVPIVAVGYLSLQPGQGSSATGFTFENFGLVFTQTNVVYWLENSLGVTLVTVVIAVAVAAPAGYVLSRVRNRLVSSYSLVLFVVQSLPVITAVIPLFILFAKLDLVDNLGGVVIVYVGSTLSVAIWMLAAYYDSIPISLEEAAWMDGCSLFGGFLRVVLRNSLPGVLSTAIFSFLLAWNDYLVAVVFLRSDVNYTLPVGLETFFQQNSTNWGLVMAVAVVMMLPPVIMFAALNRYFSVGGIGGALAGR; encoded by the coding sequence ATGACCGAAACCATGTTGGAGCACAGCGCTGCCACGGTCAGCCCGCGGCCCGCTCCGCGGCGCAGGAGCCGGCCGTTGGACGAACGCGGCAGGTGGTGGCGCTTCGTGGTCATCCTGTTCGTCACGATGATCGTCATCGTGCCGATCGTCGCTGTCGGCTACCTCTCGTTGCAGCCGGGCCAGGGCAGTTCGGCGACCGGCTTCACCTTCGAGAACTTCGGTCTGGTCTTCACCCAGACCAACGTCGTGTACTGGCTGGAGAACAGTCTCGGCGTCACCCTGGTGACAGTGGTGATCGCTGTCGCCGTCGCGGCGCCGGCCGGCTACGTCCTTTCCCGGGTACGCAACCGGCTGGTGTCGTCCTACTCGCTGGTCCTGTTCGTCGTCCAGTCGCTGCCGGTGATCACTGCGGTGATTCCGCTGTTCATCCTGTTCGCCAAGCTCGACCTGGTCGACAACCTTGGCGGCGTGGTGATCGTCTACGTCGGGTCCACCCTCTCGGTGGCGATCTGGATGCTTGCGGCCTATTACGACTCGATCCCGATCTCGCTGGAGGAAGCGGCATGGATGGACGGCTGCTCGTTGTTCGGCGGATTCCTCCGGGTCGTGCTCCGCAACTCCCTGCCCGGGGTCCTGTCAACGGCGATCTTCAGCTTCCTGTTGGCCTGGAACGATTACCTGGTTGCGGTCGTCTTCCTGCGGTCCGACGTCAACTACACCCTGCCGGTCGGCCTGGAGACCTTCTTCCAGCAGAACTCGACCAACTGGGGCCTGGTGATGGCGGTTGCCGTGGTCATGATGCTGCCGCCGGTGATCATGTTCGCCGCGCTGAACAGGTACTTCAGTGTCGGCGGCATCGGGGGTGCGCTTGCCGGCCGATGA
- a CDS encoding ABC transporter substrate-binding protein, with protein sequence MASPNPRPALSRRGFLGVAGTAGIATAGLLTGCNRAATGGSSGGAKPLKFWNMPWGNTQFNPLDKKITTSYKPAAGLSPATYQVIQWANFTQTFSSAIASNTGPAVSSGGGTQAFQFEAQGKIAYADDLLDSWKEDGLYDDFLPGLIDTMKVDKGFAAVPYNLDMRVLWYNTKLLDQADVEPPKTWDDFLKVCAALKKNNIYGYGTAAGAGAYTGGHILVSWMIGNGGGLFDANHEPNMVTPENIQAIDFVLECVQKGYVDPRSPSYTSANAQSQWRAHKFGMGFDTAGLANNIGGTVAKEITVGSPLTSPSGKKGMLYFPNNIMMYTNTPSQKSSEAFLTYYYKNMAPLWTQNTGIGLPPLKSITQTDGFRKDKNAVKAIEEYQPISRTWAAPGSKALFLGVTTVDGTPSMDTFTQSVLGGKTTARAALTKLQDATAKAIKALG encoded by the coding sequence ATGGCATCTCCGAATCCGCGTCCAGCGCTGTCCCGCCGGGGGTTCCTCGGCGTCGCCGGCACTGCCGGGATCGCCACAGCCGGACTGCTGACCGGATGCAACCGGGCCGCCACGGGCGGCTCGAGCGGCGGCGCGAAGCCGCTGAAGTTCTGGAACATGCCCTGGGGCAACACCCAGTTCAACCCGCTCGACAAGAAGATCACCACCAGCTACAAGCCGGCCGCTGGGCTCAGCCCGGCGACGTATCAGGTGATCCAGTGGGCCAACTTCACCCAGACCTTCTCCTCGGCCATCGCCTCGAACACCGGTCCTGCCGTCAGCTCCGGCGGTGGCACGCAGGCATTCCAGTTCGAGGCGCAGGGCAAGATCGCCTACGCCGACGATCTGCTGGATTCGTGGAAGGAGGACGGTCTGTACGACGACTTCCTGCCGGGCCTGATCGACACCATGAAGGTCGACAAGGGTTTCGCCGCGGTCCCGTACAACCTCGACATGCGCGTGCTCTGGTACAACACCAAACTGCTCGACCAGGCGGACGTCGAGCCGCCGAAGACCTGGGACGACTTCCTCAAGGTGTGTGCGGCCCTGAAGAAGAACAACATCTACGGCTACGGAACGGCCGCGGGTGCGGGTGCGTACACCGGCGGCCACATCCTGGTCAGCTGGATGATCGGCAATGGTGGCGGCCTGTTCGACGCCAACCATGAGCCCAACATGGTGACGCCGGAGAACATCCAGGCGATCGATTTCGTCCTGGAATGTGTGCAGAAGGGCTATGTCGATCCGCGCAGCCCCAGCTACACCAGTGCCAACGCGCAGTCCCAGTGGAGGGCGCACAAGTTCGGGATGGGCTTCGACACCGCCGGGTTGGCCAACAACATCGGCGGCACGGTCGCGAAGGAGATCACGGTCGGCAGCCCGCTGACCAGCCCGTCGGGCAAGAAGGGCATGCTCTACTTCCCGAACAACATCATGATGTACACGAACACGCCGAGCCAGAAGTCCTCCGAGGCGTTCCTGACCTACTACTACAAGAACATGGCTCCGCTGTGGACCCAGAACACCGGCATCGGTCTACCGCCGCTGAAGTCGATCACCCAGACCGACGGCTTCCGCAAGGACAAGAACGCGGTGAAGGCGATCGAGGAGTACCAGCCGATCTCCCGGACGTGGGCGGCACCCGGATCCAAGGCCCTGTTCCTCGGCGTCACCACGGTCGACGGCACGCCCTCCATGGACACGTTCACCCAGTCCGTGCTTGGGGGTAAGACAACCGCCAGGGCAGCGCTGACCAAGCTCCAGGACGCGACCGCCAAGGCGATCAAGGCCCTGGGCTGA
- a CDS encoding VOC family protein, with translation MAVVVQVNFVVADLERSRDFYQRLGFSFRSRSRLGVDAVEAWVADNGGVTVVLHSPEFARWWDAATPGPTSGGPQIDLELESADALQAVVDDLHTAGGTIGKEPTDMTWGQRFAIVVDPDGYRIGLKAPSPKGAPPGSQTESPPASQPQSQPD, from the coding sequence GTGGCTGTCGTGGTGCAGGTGAACTTCGTCGTCGCGGATCTCGAACGTAGCCGGGACTTCTACCAGCGGCTGGGCTTCAGCTTCCGCAGCCGGAGTCGGCTCGGGGTCGACGCCGTCGAGGCCTGGGTCGCGGACAACGGCGGCGTGACCGTTGTGCTGCACTCACCGGAGTTCGCTCGCTGGTGGGATGCCGCCACACCCGGACCGACATCCGGCGGACCGCAGATCGATCTCGAACTCGAATCGGCCGATGCCCTGCAGGCTGTCGTGGACGACCTGCACACCGCCGGCGGCACGATCGGCAAGGAGCCGACCGATATGACCTGGGGCCAGCGTTTCGCGATCGTCGTCGATCCCGACGGCTACCGGATCGGACTCAAGGCTCCGTCGCCGAAGGGGGCGCCACCGGGCTCACAGACGGAGTCCCCGCCGGCGTCGCAGCCCCAGTCGCAGCCCGACTGA
- a CDS encoding alpha-ketoacid dehydrogenase subunit beta produces the protein MTTMTIAKALNAGLRRALEADPKVVLAGEDIGKLGGVFRVTEGLQKDFGEARVIDSPLAESGIVGTSVGMALRGYRPVCEMQFDGFTMPAFDQIVNQVAKLRFRSGGRITMPMVIRIPCGGGIGAVEHHSESPEAYFCHTAGLKVVAVSNPNDAYWMIQQAVASDDPVIFFEPKRRYHERGEVQEAGEPRPLHSAQVLREGTDVTLLAYGPMVKVCADAAVAAEDEGRSIEVIDLRTLSPLDMSVITRSTEKTGRLIVVHEAPGNAGLGAEIAARTTEQCFYSLEAPVLRVTGFDTPYPPSRLEEEYLPDLDRVLDAVDRSLAY, from the coding sequence ATGACCACGATGACCATCGCCAAGGCGCTCAATGCCGGCCTGCGCCGGGCGCTCGAGGCCGATCCCAAGGTCGTTCTGGCCGGGGAGGACATCGGCAAACTCGGCGGCGTCTTCCGGGTCACCGAGGGACTGCAGAAGGACTTCGGCGAGGCACGCGTGATCGACTCACCGCTGGCCGAGTCCGGCATCGTCGGCACTTCGGTCGGCATGGCGCTGCGCGGCTACCGGCCGGTCTGCGAGATGCAGTTCGATGGCTTCACCATGCCGGCCTTCGACCAGATCGTGAACCAGGTCGCCAAACTGCGCTTCCGCTCGGGCGGCAGGATCACCATGCCGATGGTGATCAGGATCCCGTGCGGCGGCGGGATCGGCGCCGTGGAACATCACAGCGAGTCACCGGAGGCGTACTTCTGCCACACCGCCGGGCTCAAGGTGGTCGCCGTGTCCAACCCCAACGACGCGTACTGGATGATCCAGCAGGCGGTCGCCTCGGACGATCCGGTGATCTTCTTCGAGCCCAAGCGCCGCTACCACGAGCGCGGTGAGGTGCAGGAGGCCGGAGAGCCGCGGCCGCTGCACAGCGCGCAGGTGCTCCGCGAGGGCACCGATGTGACCTTGCTGGCGTACGGGCCGATGGTCAAGGTGTGCGCCGATGCCGCCGTGGCCGCCGAGGATGAAGGCCGGAGCATCGAGGTCATCGATCTTCGGACGCTGTCGCCGCTCGACATGTCGGTGATCACTAGGTCCACCGAGAAGACCGGACGGCTGATCGTCGTGCACGAGGCGCCGGGCAACGCCGGCCTTGGCGCGGAGATCGCTGCCCGCACCACCGAACAGTGCTTCTACTCCCTGGAGGCGCCGGTGCTGCGGGTGACCGGATTCGACACGCCCTATCCGCCCAGCCGGTTGGAGGAGGAGTACCTCCCTGATCTTGACCGAGTACTCGACGCGGTCGACCGGTCACTGGCCTACTGA
- the cobA gene encoding uroporphyrinogen-III C-methyltransferase — MRLEPGAGGQDRQRAGRVILVGGGPGDPGLLTVAGLDAIRNADVIAADRLAPLSALAHARPEAEIIDVGKIPRGPGVAQRTIEELLVDRALKGNTVVRFKGGDSFIFGRGGEEWQACAAAGIPVTIIPGVTSASAAPAAAGIPLTHRQLSQGFTVVTGHVPPSDRRSTVNWEALAQSGLTLVIMMGMANLAVITDALIGYGLDPATPAAVVADGTMSSMRTERGTLTDIAARAAEAGLGAPATVVIGSVAGFTPA, encoded by the coding sequence GTGCGGCTCGAGCCCGGTGCCGGAGGTCAGGATCGACAACGGGCCGGCCGGGTGATCCTGGTCGGTGGTGGGCCCGGTGATCCGGGGCTGCTCACGGTCGCCGGACTCGACGCGATCAGGAACGCCGACGTGATCGCTGCCGACCGCCTTGCGCCGCTGTCTGCGCTGGCTCACGCCAGACCGGAGGCGGAGATCATCGACGTCGGCAAGATCCCGCGTGGCCCGGGCGTCGCCCAGCGAACCATCGAGGAGTTACTGGTCGATCGCGCGCTCAAGGGAAACACCGTCGTCCGCTTCAAGGGTGGCGACAGTTTCATCTTCGGCCGCGGCGGGGAGGAATGGCAGGCCTGCGCGGCAGCCGGCATTCCGGTGACGATCATTCCCGGCGTCACGTCCGCCAGCGCCGCCCCTGCCGCCGCCGGCATCCCGCTGACCCATCGTCAACTCTCCCAGGGATTCACCGTGGTCACCGGACACGTCCCGCCGAGCGACCGGCGGTCCACGGTGAACTGGGAGGCACTGGCACAGTCCGGACTCACTCTGGTGATCATGATGGGCATGGCGAACCTGGCGGTGATCACCGACGCGCTGATCGGTTACGGCCTGGATCCGGCGACACCGGCGGCCGTCGTCGCCGACGGAACAATGTCCTCGATGCGTACCGAGCGCGGCACACTGACCGACATCGCCGCCCGCGCGGCAGAGGCCGGCCTGGGGGCGCCGGCGACCGTCGTCATCGGGTCGGTCGCCGGCTTCACCCCTGCCTGA
- a CDS encoding dihydrolipoamide acetyltransferase family protein: MKQFLLPDPGEGLVEADIVSWHVKPGDEVKINDVLVEVETSKSIVELPSPYAGTISKLLVNEGDTVDVGAPIVLIDDGEADGSEESPERVSMLVGYGPRTGQSKRRSRRRSETPAEPHAAIAESFGTHLPVSHRHDHHEPLQPVASEPVGPPLPQPGSPAAEPVPTGGPVLAKPPVRKLAKDLGIDLTALTGTGQGGVITREDVQAAAKPAPDARIPQRDTADERVPIKGVRKVTAEAMVRSAFTAPHVTEWITCDVSATMELVEKLKLHKDLAGIRVSPLVIIARACLLAIRRSPSLNASWDEATQEIVYHRAVHLGIAAATPRGLVVPNIKNADRMGLSELAGSLVELINTAREGRSQPAELAGGTFTITNVGVFGVDAGTPILNPGESGILAVGAISRRPWVVGTGDRERIEPRWVTTLAVSFDHRIVDGEQGSRFLADVAGILSDPATALLF, translated from the coding sequence ATGAAGCAGTTCCTGTTGCCCGATCCGGGAGAGGGCCTGGTGGAGGCCGACATCGTCAGCTGGCACGTCAAGCCCGGCGACGAGGTCAAGATCAACGACGTCCTGGTCGAGGTGGAGACCAGCAAGTCGATCGTCGAACTGCCCAGCCCGTACGCCGGCACCATCAGCAAGCTGCTGGTGAACGAGGGCGACACCGTCGACGTCGGGGCGCCGATCGTGCTGATCGACGACGGCGAGGCAGACGGTTCGGAGGAGAGTCCGGAACGGGTGTCCATGCTGGTCGGATACGGACCGCGGACCGGTCAGAGCAAGCGCCGCAGCCGGAGGCGGTCGGAAACTCCCGCCGAACCCCACGCGGCCATCGCGGAGAGCTTCGGCACACACCTGCCGGTCTCCCACCGACATGATCATCATGAGCCGCTCCAACCGGTGGCATCCGAGCCGGTCGGGCCACCGCTCCCGCAGCCGGGCTCGCCGGCGGCCGAACCGGTTCCCACCGGCGGTCCGGTGCTGGCCAAGCCGCCGGTTCGCAAGCTGGCCAAGGATCTCGGCATCGACCTGACCGCTCTCACCGGCACCGGCCAGGGCGGGGTCATCACCCGCGAGGACGTCCAGGCGGCCGCGAAACCGGCACCGGACGCCCGCATCCCGCAGCGGGACACCGCTGACGAGCGCGTGCCGATCAAGGGCGTACGGAAGGTGACCGCTGAGGCTATGGTGCGCTCCGCGTTCACCGCACCCCACGTCACGGAGTGGATCACCTGCGACGTGTCAGCGACCATGGAGCTGGTCGAGAAGCTCAAGCTGCACAAGGATCTGGCCGGCATCCGGGTGTCACCGTTGGTGATCATCGCCCGCGCCTGCCTGCTCGCGATCCGACGCTCGCCGTCACTGAACGCCAGCTGGGACGAGGCCACTCAGGAGATCGTCTACCACCGCGCCGTCCACCTCGGGATCGCGGCAGCGACCCCTCGTGGGTTGGTGGTGCCCAACATCAAGAACGCGGACCGGATGGGGCTCTCCGAGCTCGCCGGGAGCCTCGTTGAGTTGATCAACACGGCCCGTGAGGGCAGGTCCCAACCGGCTGAGCTTGCCGGCGGGACGTTCACGATCACCAACGTCGGCGTCTTCGGAGTCGATGCCGGCACGCCGATCCTCAATCCTGGGGAATCCGGGATCCTGGCGGTCGGCGCCATCAGCCGCAGACCGTGGGTGGTCGGCACCGGTGACCGGGAGCGGATCGAGCCGCGCTGGGTGACCACGCTGGCGGTCAGCTTCGATCACCGGATCGTCGACGGTGAGCAGGGTTCACGGTTCCTCGCCGATGTCGCCGGAATCCTCAGCGATCCCGCGACAGCTCTGCTCTTCTGA